A region of Shewanella psychromarinicola DNA encodes the following proteins:
- the tadA gene encoding tRNA adenosine(34) deaminase TadA: MDEKWMRLAMQLAEQAEREGEVPVGAVLVKDDVLIASGCNLSIVNHDPTAHAEMECIRQAGKVLENYRMLDTTLYVTLEPCTMCAGAMIHSRIARIVYGADDLKTGAAGSVIDLFAHPAFNHQLDVTSGVLADQCGQQLSAFFKRRRAEKKALKQLARKSTD; encoded by the coding sequence ATTGATGAAAAGTGGATGCGTTTAGCGATGCAACTTGCCGAGCAAGCTGAGCGAGAAGGCGAAGTACCTGTTGGTGCCGTGTTGGTTAAAGACGATGTGTTAATTGCCAGTGGCTGTAATTTAAGTATTGTAAATCATGATCCAACGGCTCATGCCGAAATGGAATGTATTCGCCAAGCAGGCAAGGTGTTAGAGAACTATCGTATGCTCGACACCACTTTATATGTCACGTTAGAGCCTTGTACTATGTGCGCCGGTGCGATGATCCACAGTCGAATTGCACGGATAGTTTATGGTGCAGATGATTTAAAAACGGGTGCAGCAGGTAGCGTGATCGATTTATTCGCACATCCAGCATTTAATCATCAACTTGACGTTACTTCTGGCGTGCTAGCAGATCAATGTGGGCAGCAATTAAGTGCATTTTTTAAGCGCCGCCGTGCAGAAAAAAAAGCACTCAAACAGTTAGCGAGAAAGTCGACTGATTAA